The Morococcus cerebrosus sequence TATGCGCGAAGCCAACCACCCGCTTGCCGCCGACCCCGTTTACGGCAACCTGCGCCATCCGTGCAGCGAACCGGTAAAAGAAGCCGTTAAAAGTCTGGGCGCGCGTCAGGCTTTGCACGCCTACCGCTTAAGTTTCGTCCATCCGAAAACCGGCGAAACCGTCTCTTTTGAAGCCCCGATTCCCGACGATATCTACCACTTGCTCTCCGTCCTGCGCCTCGAAGCAGGCTTGGATTCGTCTTTGAGCAACGAAGAAGAATGGCAGGACAAACTCGGCACGGATGACGATGATGATTGGAACGAAGACGATTACGATGTCGAAGTGGTCTATGTGAGGGATTAAGGTGTCTTCTTTGGATTTGGTAAATCTTGCACAAATGGACGGCAAAATGCAGTGGCTGGCGGGTTACGGCAATTTGTCGTCTGAAAAAACATACCGACTTGCCACTAAAGCTGCCATCGTTTCCATGATTGCGCTACCCGTATGGGTGGGTATGTTGATTATGGAGGATATGGAGATTCTGAACATAGGCTCCGGTTTCTTCTTCCTGTCATTTCTTTTGATAATGATTTTGCCCTTCCTGTATTTGTCTCTATCATCCAAAAAAAGAGCATTGGAAAAATTACAGGATGAGTCTTGGCGATACGACCCTGTCAAACGTGTACTGACGCATTGGGAAGGCAGCGAAATCGTTATGGAATATCCTCTTTCTGAGAATGACCACTTATCAATAATCAGATGGAGAAGCAAAGGCTACAGAGAATCTTTTACGTTGGAATATCGCCGTCCATATCCCGCACCATACGTTCAAATTTTGACTTTTATTTATAGCAAGCCGTCAGACAAAAAAGATTTCGCGGCTGCCGCACAAAATATTGCCAAGCAGATGAATCTGCCTTTAGATGAAAACGGTTTGTACAACTAGTCTGATCAGACTTTTCATACCAATATCGCATTCAATATATCGAGAAGTCGATTTAAAACGAGTAGCTTAGGAGATGATGATGAGTCATAAGGAGCAAGTTTGGCGAGATGCTTTTAGATTAGACGATTTATCTGAAATTGACGGGAATTTTTTATTGGCAATTACTGCTGCAAAAAAAGAATTTGATGGTTATTCGCAAGGTAAATGGAATCTGAAAAACTATATTATTTGGTTAAGAATTTCCGAAAATAGAGAATTTGTTAGTATCAGTTTTATTCCAAAAACAGATGAAATGGTAGGCGGGATATTTTTTGAAATTCCTTATAGAGGAGAATATAAATACGGTCGGGGTTATAAATTTTATTACCGACTGGAAGATACGGAATTATTGGAAGTAGTGGGGATGCGTTAGTACGCAACTTTATTATTTTTGATGACCTTGATTACTTTCTAAGGTAGATGGGAATATTTGGCGATACGGTTGATAAAGCTTACTTGCCATACTGAATGGTCAATTTAAGGTAGAGGATTTAGGTGCCGGCATGAGTTATCAGGAAAAAGTTTGGAGAGATGCTTTTAAATCTGATTATTTATTTGAATTAGATGGAAGCTTGTTATTGGTAATGGCTGCGGCTAAAAAAGAATTTGATCGTTATTTGCAGAATCAATCGGATTTGAGGAACTATACTATTTGGTTCAATATTTCCGAGAATAAAGAATTTGCCTGTATCAGTTTCCTGCCTAATCAAGGAGAAGATAAGCATGGTCGGGGTTATGACCTTTATTACCGATTGGAAAACACAGAATTATTGGAAGTCGTAGAGATGCGTTAATACGAAGCCGATAGACACATTCTTTCAAACCTTTCCTTACTCAGATAAAAACATGAAAACCATCACAGAAACCTTAAACCTCGCCCCGCAAGGCAAAAATTTCCTGACAGCCGATTGGCCTGCGCCCGCCAACGTAAAAACCCTGATTACCACCCGCAACGGCGGCGTGAGCCAAGGCGTGTATCAAAGTTTGAACCTCGGTTCGCACGTCGGAGATGATCCCGATGCCGTGCGCCGCAATCGTGAAATCGTGCAGGAACAGGTCGGGCTGCCCGTTGCCTACCTCAATCAAATCCATAGCACCATCGTCGTCAACGCTGCCGACGCATTGGGCAACACACCCGACGCAGACGCTTCGGTGGACAACTCGGGCAAAGCCGCCTGCGCCGCGATGACTGCCGACTGCCTGCCTGTCTTGTTCTGCGATAAAGCCGGTACGGTCGTTGCTGCCGCACACGCGGGCTGGCGCGGTTTGGCGGGCGGCGTATTGCAAAACACCATAGCCGCAATGAATGTCGCGCCCGTCGAAATCATGGCATATCTCGGCCCTGCCATCGGCGCGGACGCGTTTGAAGTCGGACAAGACGTGTTCGACGCATTTTGTGCCCCCATGCCCGAAGCGGCGGACGCATTCGAAGACATCGGCGGCGGTAAATATCTTGCCGATATCTACGCGCTGGCGCGTTTGGTTCTGCGCCGCGAAGGTGTGGACATGATTTACGGCGGCACACACTGCACCGTCCTGGAACGTGACACTTTCTTCTCTTACCGCCGCGACGGACAAACCGGCCGCATGGTCAGCCTGATTTGGTTGGAACAGGCATAAAAAAATCGTCTAAAACGCCCCATCCTCTTTCAGATGACCTTCGCAAGACTTAATCCGCCAACATTCAAACCCACCCAATCCGCACCGCTCAAAAGGATATTCTCATGACTCAAAAAAACGAACACCGCTCCCACCCTCAAGGCGAGCTTCTGCTGCGCACCGTCGCCATGCCGCAAGACACCAATCCCAACCAAGATATTTTCGGCGGCTGGATTATGTCGCAAATGGATTTGGGCGGCGGCATTTTGGCGGCGGAAATCGCGCAAGGCCGCATCGTTACCGTCGCCGTTCAGGAAATGAACTTCATCCGCCCCGTTAAAGTGGGCAACGTGGTTTGCTGCTACGGACGCTGCGTGCGCGTGGGCAATACTTCGCTGCAACTGAAAATCGAAGTTTGGGTGAAAACGCTGATGAACGACCACCTGACCGAAGACCGCCAACTCGTTACCG is a genomic window containing:
- the yciA gene encoding acyl-CoA thioester hydrolase YciA encodes the protein MTQKNEHRSHPQGELLLRTVAMPQDTNPNQDIFGGWIMSQMDLGGGILAAEIAQGRIVTVAVQEMNFIRPVKVGNVVCCYGRCVRVGNTSLQLKIEVWVKTLMNDHLTEDRQLVTEAVFTYVAIDSEGNTRPIPKEGNPKLQGLI
- the pgeF gene encoding peptidoglycan editing factor PgeF translates to MKTITETLNLAPQGKNFLTADWPAPANVKTLITTRNGGVSQGVYQSLNLGSHVGDDPDAVRRNREIVQEQVGLPVAYLNQIHSTIVVNAADALGNTPDADASVDNSGKAACAAMTADCLPVLFCDKAGTVVAAAHAGWRGLAGGVLQNTIAAMNVAPVEIMAYLGPAIGADAFEVGQDVFDAFCAPMPEAADAFEDIGGGKYLADIYALARLVLRREGVDMIYGGTHCTVLERDTFFSYRRDGQTGRMVSLIWLEQA